One Mucilaginibacter ginkgonis genomic region harbors:
- a CDS encoding zinc-dependent metalloprotease encodes MKLRSTQVFYSAAAAALLFVAACATKKQANQTLTVRTTATPTGTTATATVGPGKKEGIKKFGDVINGKVVGDKGLFTVYKADGKYYYEIPDSLLGREMLVVTRFVKTPARLKTFGSQYGGEEVNNQVWKWERHDKQIYLRVPSYSVRADSTSDMYRSVKNSNLDAVLAGFDIKAYNKDTTGVLIDVTDFYNGDIPAIGIPDEIKKAYKATAIDATRSYIDTIKSFPINTETRTLKTYRAAESPTDNSNASITFELNTSMLLLPKTPMKARLLDPRVGFFGQRQTDYGTDAQRSEVTAYIHRWRLEPKDPAAYERGELVEPKKQIVYYIDPATPKKWVPYLIMGINDWNRGFEAAGFKNAIVGKPAPTPKEDPEFSTEDARYSVVRYFASDVQNAYGPHISDPRTGEILESHVGWYHNVMSLVHDWFMTQTAAVNPNARAAKFTDEQMGQLIRFVSSHEIGHTLGLPHNFGSSYAYPVDSLRSKHFTDKHGTAPSIMDYARFNYVAQPGDGVTHMYPQIGEYDLWAIKWGYSWFPGNKNAEQEKDILNQWTIQRAGNPLYYYGRQGTSLDPRLQSEDLGDNAMKASTYGIANLKRILPNLEKWTYQKGEDYDDLQTMYGQVITQYGRYMGHVTMNIGGLSENFKTYDQKGAVYTPIAKNLQHDAVDFLNKQLFTTPYWMINNAELAKFDNGVVLNRIKSIQVNTLGSVLSSSRLARLYDNQAKYGSTVYSVADLFNDLRGGLFTAGKPDAFKRNLQRGYIEQLKGLLNENTSPSFPGATPAQLANAGLTPINTDLSDIKPMVRAELKKLDASLPKGGDAMTAAHYADLHGRIKEALNPTRPIVNVGPGGAQRGIQAAEPDTEF; translated from the coding sequence ATGAAATTAAGATCAACCCAAGTGTTTTATAGCGCTGCTGCTGCCGCGCTTCTATTTGTAGCGGCTTGTGCTACCAAAAAACAAGCAAATCAAACCTTAACGGTACGGACAACCGCTACTCCTACAGGAACTACAGCTACCGCGACCGTTGGTCCCGGTAAAAAAGAAGGCATCAAAAAATTTGGCGATGTTATCAACGGAAAGGTTGTTGGCGACAAAGGCCTGTTTACCGTTTACAAAGCTGACGGTAAATACTACTACGAAATCCCGGATTCTTTATTGGGCCGCGAAATGCTGGTAGTAACCCGCTTTGTTAAAACTCCAGCACGGTTAAAAACCTTTGGCTCGCAGTATGGCGGCGAAGAAGTGAATAATCAGGTTTGGAAATGGGAACGCCACGACAAGCAGATCTATCTACGCGTGCCAAGCTATTCTGTGCGTGCAGACAGCACCAGCGACATGTACAGGTCTGTAAAAAATTCTAACCTCGACGCTGTTTTAGCAGGCTTTGACATTAAAGCTTATAATAAAGACACTACCGGTGTTTTAATCGATGTTACTGATTTCTATAACGGTGATATCCCTGCAATAGGTATCCCTGACGAAATCAAGAAAGCGTACAAAGCAACTGCTATTGATGCAACGCGTTCTTATATCGACACCATTAAAAGTTTCCCGATAAATACCGAGACACGCACACTTAAAACGTATCGCGCGGCAGAGTCGCCAACGGATAACAGCAATGCTTCAATTACATTTGAATTGAATACTTCAATGCTGCTGTTGCCAAAAACGCCTATGAAAGCGCGTTTATTGGATCCGCGTGTTGGTTTCTTCGGCCAGCGCCAAACAGATTATGGCACAGACGCGCAACGCTCTGAAGTTACTGCTTACATCCACCGCTGGCGGTTAGAACCAAAAGACCCTGCTGCTTATGAGCGTGGCGAATTGGTTGAGCCTAAAAAGCAAATTGTTTATTACATAGATCCGGCTACACCTAAAAAATGGGTACCATATCTTATAATGGGTATCAATGACTGGAACAGGGGTTTTGAAGCGGCAGGCTTTAAGAACGCTATTGTTGGCAAACCTGCACCAACACCCAAAGAAGACCCTGAATTTAGCACAGAAGATGCGCGTTATAGTGTAGTGCGTTACTTTGCTTCTGACGTTCAGAATGCTTACGGTCCGCATATCTCTGACCCACGTACAGGCGAGATATTAGAAAGCCACGTGGGCTGGTACCACAATGTAATGAGCCTGGTACATGATTGGTTTATGACCCAGACCGCTGCAGTTAATCCAAATGCTCGAGCTGCTAAATTTACTGATGAGCAAATGGGCCAGCTGATCCGCTTTGTGTCATCACACGAGATTGGCCATACCCTTGGTTTACCGCATAACTTTGGTTCAAGCTATGCATATCCCGTAGATTCTTTGCGTTCTAAGCATTTTACAGATAAACATGGCACCGCGCCTTCTATTATGGACTATGCACGCTTTAATTACGTAGCTCAGCCCGGCGACGGTGTAACACACATGTACCCGCAAATTGGCGAGTATGACCTTTGGGCTATTAAATGGGGTTATAGCTGGTTCCCGGGCAACAAAAATGCCGAGCAGGAAAAAGACATCCTTAATCAATGGACCATCCAACGCGCAGGTAACCCGTTATACTATTACGGTCGCCAAGGCACAAGCTTAGATCCGCGCCTGCAAAGCGAGGATCTGGGCGATAATGCTATGAAAGCAAGTACTTATGGTATTGCCAACCTGAAACGCATTTTGCCTAACCTGGAAAAATGGACCTACCAAAAAGGCGAAGATTATGATGACCTGCAAACCATGTACGGACAGGTAATTACCCAATACGGCCGTTATATGGGCCACGTAACCATGAATATTGGCGGCTTAAGCGAAAACTTTAAAACTTATGATCAAAAAGGCGCGGTTTACACCCCGATCGCTAAAAACTTACAGCATGATGCAGTAGACTTTTTAAACAAGCAATTGTTTACTACACCTTACTGGATGATCAACAATGCCGAGTTAGCTAAATTTGATAATGGCGTTGTGCTTAACCGTATTAAATCTATTCAGGTTAATACATTGGGCAGCGTGTTATCATCGAGCAGGTTAGCCCGTTTATATGACAACCAGGCAAAATATGGTTCAACAGTTTATTCTGTTGCCGATCTATTTAACGATTTACGTGGCGGCCTGTTTACCGCAGGCAAACCTGACGCGTTTAAACGTAACCTGCAACGCGGTTATATAGAGCAATTAAAAGGTTTGCTGAATGAAAATACCAGCCCAAGCTTCCCCGGTGCAACACCTGCTCAACTGGCTAACGCCGGCCTTACCCCTATTAATACAGACCTGTCTGATATTAAACCAATGGTACGCGCCGAGTTAAAAAAACTTGATGCTAGCTTGCCTAAAGGCGGTGACGCCATGACTGCTGCACATTATGCAGACCTGCATGGCCGTATCAAAGAAGCGCTTAACCCAACAAGACCAATAGTTAACGTTGGCCCGGGCGGTGCACAAAGAGGCATCCAGGCTGCAGAACCTGATACTGAGTTTTAA
- a CDS encoding aspartyl protease family protein, producing the protein MINFTFTTGLKAQFFELPKNKKSITVPFKMVRNMVIIKTMINGKGPYNFVMDTGVGLIVITDPAIGDSVGLSKRHVKVSGLGNSTEYSATVTSGLNFNINGIVGENLSAAVLQKDRFGLSNYAGMPIHGLLGYDFFNSLAVKFSFWDSTMIVARTGAIKALRKGFKLPIIIDQNKPYATAKVQYAEYPETDAKLVVDFGAGHSLLLDNYIRNNTLPQKYIKANLGVGLTGPLEGLLSRVAMLKIGKYEFKNVITSFPIVDTAANRRSIDRDGNLGLGILKRFTLIVDYQGGFIDLKPAKDFKAAFEHDMSGLEYYGDGDDYKTIIISRVEPGSAADDIGLKKDDAIAAINFKSVADLSIEQIDSYFKSGDDRSLLLDVYRNGKRGKFILTLKKRI; encoded by the coding sequence TTGATAAACTTTACGTTTACCACGGGGCTTAAAGCGCAGTTTTTTGAACTCCCTAAAAACAAGAAGTCTATTACCGTGCCATTTAAAATGGTGCGTAACATGGTGATCATTAAAACTATGATCAATGGTAAAGGCCCTTACAATTTTGTAATGGATACCGGTGTTGGCCTTATCGTAATAACCGACCCGGCGATTGGCGATTCTGTCGGCCTAAGTAAACGCCATGTTAAGGTATCAGGTTTGGGTAACTCTACTGAATATAGTGCTACAGTAACCTCCGGATTGAATTTTAATATAAACGGCATTGTCGGAGAGAACCTTTCTGCCGCAGTGCTGCAAAAAGACAGGTTTGGGTTATCCAACTACGCCGGCATGCCAATACATGGTTTGTTAGGATACGATTTCTTCAACAGTTTGGCAGTCAAATTCAGCTTTTGGGATAGCACCATGATTGTAGCGCGCACTGGCGCTATAAAAGCTTTGCGTAAAGGTTTCAAGTTGCCAATAATTATAGACCAAAATAAACCTTACGCTACGGCAAAAGTACAATATGCTGAATACCCGGAAACAGATGCCAAATTGGTTGTGGATTTTGGCGCAGGCCATTCATTGCTGCTAGATAATTATATCCGCAATAATACCCTTCCTCAAAAGTATATCAAGGCAAATTTAGGTGTAGGGTTGACCGGCCCGCTGGAAGGTTTGCTTAGCCGTGTAGCAATGCTCAAAATCGGCAAATATGAATTCAAGAATGTGATAACGTCCTTTCCAATTGTTGATACCGCCGCCAACCGGCGTTCCATTGACCGGGATGGTAACCTGGGTTTAGGGATATTAAAGCGGTTTACATTAATTGTCGACTACCAGGGTGGATTTATTGACCTTAAACCTGCCAAAGACTTTAAAGCAGCTTTTGAGCATGATATGAGCGGCCTTGAGTACTATGGCGATGGTGATGATTATAAAACGATCATTATCAGTCGTGTCGAACCCGGGTCTGCTGCAGATGACATTGGTCTAAAGAAAGATGACGCCATTGCGGCCATAAATTTTAAATCCGTTGCTGACCTGTCTATCGAGCAGATAGACAGTTACTTTAAGTCGGGCGACGACCGCAGCTTGTTGCTTGACGTATACCGGAATGGTAAACGCGGCAAATTCATTTTGACGCTCAAAAAACGTATCTGA
- a CDS encoding D-alanyl-D-alanine carboxypeptidase/D-alanyl-D-alanine-endopeptidase, translating to MLRRLSIMILAATLLTNSFVAQAGRIPKRKIRRMFKHLAIVNDHFTGFMLYDLDKGRSIFELNSNKYFTPASNTKLFTFYTCLNMLGDSIPGIKYSIEGDSLLFSGTGDPSFLHADLKGNNAFSFLKQQNKQLLFCTGNYQKEIFGAGWAWDDYNDYYQAEINNLPLYGNTVYFSADSSRNLSVTPAFFRSLLLRDTASKQSTFSIKRDLVSNRFYFLGAKPSSKYHQWVPFKTSDELTVKLLADTLKKPVYLSHMTLPANAKIIYNIKADSVYKLMLQTSDNFVAEQLLLVCSSVKYGYLNTDSVRQYAIDSLLNDLPDKPQWRDGSGLSRQNLFTPRSIIALLQKISAKVNDEKKLFGMLPNGGVSGTLRTAYNTDNGEPFVFAKTGSLSNNYNQSGYLVTRKGHRLAFSFMNNNYTDATHAVRDEMVRIMTLIHEKF from the coding sequence ATGTTACGCAGGTTATCCATTATGATATTAGCAGCCACGTTGTTAACAAACAGCTTTGTTGCACAAGCCGGACGTATACCTAAGAGAAAGATCAGGCGTATGTTTAAGCATTTAGCCATTGTCAATGATCATTTTACCGGGTTTATGCTGTATGATTTAGATAAAGGGCGCAGTATTTTCGAGCTCAATTCCAATAAGTATTTCACCCCGGCCTCTAACACCAAGCTGTTTACTTTTTATACCTGTCTTAATATGCTGGGCGATTCTATACCCGGCATTAAGTACAGTATAGAAGGGGATTCCCTGTTATTTAGCGGCACCGGCGACCCGTCATTTTTGCATGCGGACTTAAAAGGCAACAATGCTTTCAGCTTTTTAAAACAGCAAAATAAGCAACTCCTCTTTTGCACGGGCAACTATCAAAAAGAAATCTTCGGCGCCGGATGGGCCTGGGATGATTATAACGATTACTACCAGGCAGAGATCAATAACCTTCCGTTGTATGGCAACACCGTTTATTTTTCCGCTGATAGTTCCCGGAACCTATCAGTAACGCCGGCATTTTTTAGGTCGTTGTTACTTCGCGATACTGCAAGTAAGCAGTCAACCTTCAGTATAAAACGCGACTTAGTAAGCAACCGTTTTTACTTTCTTGGGGCTAAGCCATCTTCAAAATACCACCAATGGGTGCCTTTTAAAACAAGCGATGAGCTGACAGTAAAACTGCTGGCCGACACATTAAAGAAGCCTGTTTACCTAAGCCACATGACATTGCCCGCCAATGCAAAGATCATCTATAATATAAAAGCCGACAGCGTTTATAAACTGATGCTGCAAACCAGCGATAACTTTGTTGCGGAGCAATTGCTGCTGGTGTGCTCATCTGTAAAATACGGTTATCTTAACACAGATTCTGTGAGGCAGTATGCAATTGATTCGTTGCTGAACGACCTCCCCGATAAGCCTCAGTGGCGGGATGGTTCCGGTCTGTCGCGCCAAAATTTGTTTACACCGAGGAGTATTATCGCCCTACTACAGAAAATTTCTGCGAAGGTAAACGACGAGAAAAAGCTATTTGGCATGCTGCCCAATGGCGGAGTATCGGGCACGTTGCGCACGGCGTATAATACCGATAATGGTGAGCCGTTTGTATTTGCCAAAACCGGTTCGCTGTCAAACAATTATAACCAAAGCGGGTATTTAGTTACAAGAAAAGGCCACCGGCTTGCGTTTAGCTTTATGAACAATAACTATACGGACGCAACCCATGCAGTAAGGGACGAGATGGTACGCATAATGACACTGATCCATGAAAAATTTTAA
- a CDS encoding alpha-L-fucosidase, with protein MKLRLLILFVLFLKIGTASAQEIYVPTEANLKAREWFSNAKYGMFIHWGPFSIPGSGEWVMNDRKITVTNYTRLEKFFNPIDFNADEWVALAKKGGMKYITLITRHHDGFSMWDTQYSDFNIMHTPFKRDIVKEMGEACHKQGIKLFLYYSLLDWRRDDYQYWTGRTGKASGRTVHGDWNHYIAFMKNQLTELLTKYGEIGGIWFDGLWDQMPEESKTRKDNDVNVDWHTREIYDLIHKLQPQCLVGNNHHMTPLPGEDFQMFEQDVPGENNNGLSFQKISNLPLETCATMNGSWGFNLTDTTYKTPAQLVNLLVRSAGNGGNLLLNIGPMPNGEIQLEFIDRIRWMGNWTGIYGESIYNTTGGYLRPQKWGAITRKGKFVYVHVLKPEGNSVTLSNIPFSIKGAYLLKNKVPVKYMLNKNELVLPVNQPTAADPDNVIVLETK; from the coding sequence ATGAAGCTGCGATTACTCATTCTCTTCGTTCTATTTTTAAAGATCGGCACTGCATCAGCCCAGGAAATTTATGTCCCAACGGAAGCTAACCTCAAGGCGCGCGAATGGTTCAGCAACGCCAAATATGGTATGTTTATCCATTGGGGGCCGTTTAGCATTCCCGGCTCGGGCGAGTGGGTAATGAACGACCGTAAGATAACAGTAACAAACTATACTCGGCTGGAAAAATTCTTTAATCCGATAGATTTCAATGCAGACGAATGGGTAGCACTGGCCAAAAAGGGCGGCATGAAATACATCACGCTCATTACCCGTCATCACGATGGTTTCAGCATGTGGGACACCCAGTATTCCGACTTCAACATCATGCATACGCCATTTAAGCGTGATATTGTAAAGGAAATGGGCGAGGCCTGCCATAAGCAAGGCATAAAGCTGTTTTTATATTACTCGCTGCTTGACTGGCGCCGCGACGATTATCAATACTGGACAGGCCGCACAGGCAAGGCAAGCGGTCGCACTGTTCATGGCGACTGGAATCACTACATCGCTTTTATGAAAAATCAGCTGACCGAGTTGCTGACAAAATATGGCGAGATAGGCGGTATTTGGTTTGACGGCCTGTGGGACCAGATGCCCGAAGAAAGTAAAACACGCAAAGACAATGATGTAAATGTAGACTGGCATACCCGCGAGATCTACGACCTGATACACAAACTGCAGCCGCAATGCCTGGTAGGCAACAACCATCACATGACACCGCTGCCCGGCGAAGATTTCCAGATGTTTGAGCAGGATGTGCCCGGCGAAAACAACAACGGGTTAAGCTTCCAGAAGATATCAAATCTTCCTTTAGAGACCTGCGCCACCATGAACGGCAGCTGGGGTTTTAATTTGACAGATACAACCTACAAAACGCCTGCGCAACTGGTAAACCTGCTTGTACGCTCGGCGGGTAACGGTGGCAATTTGCTCCTTAATATTGGCCCTATGCCCAATGGCGAGATACAGCTGGAGTTTATTGACCGCATTAGGTGGATGGGCAATTGGACAGGCATCTATGGCGAGAGTATTTATAATACAACCGGCGGTTATTTACGCCCGCAAAAGTGGGGCGCCATTACCAGAAAAGGTAAATTCGTGTACGTTCATGTACTAAAGCCCGAGGGTAACTCTGTTACACTAAGCAACATCCCCTTCAGCATAAAAGGAGCTTACCTGTTGAAGAACAAAGTGCCTGTAAAATACATGCTCAATAAAAATGAGCTGGTTTTGCCTGTGAACCAACCCACCGCTGCCGACCCCGATAATGTGATAGTTTTAGAAACCAAATAA
- a CDS encoding fatty acid desaturase, which yields MTKKTDFIYSAESEPHRIRTKKMLKEYPHIRELIGKNPYTILPIIGIVAGMILLAWVLRDQSWWWVFGAAYFIGAFADHALFVLIHECAHHLIFKSRSANRWAGMLANIPQIFPSSISFEYYHIKHHSFQGVHELDADLPNAWEAKLINNSFVGKALWLLFFPVFQATRLSRLKEIKAFDKWTLANYIVQAVFVTAIAYFMGWHSIAFLLLSFSFSVGLHPLGARWIQEHYLTHTEEQETYSYYGGLNKVAFNVGFHNEHHDFPSIPWNKLPQIKKAAPVYYDTLHYHKSWTMLFLRFLFDREISLFNRILRKERGKVALTDVSKPDLEMTRVAS from the coding sequence ATGACTAAGAAGACTGATTTTATTTACTCAGCCGAATCTGAGCCACACCGTATCCGCACTAAAAAAATGCTGAAAGAGTACCCGCACATTAGGGAACTGATCGGCAAAAATCCATATACCATTTTACCGATTATCGGAATTGTAGCCGGAATGATCTTACTGGCCTGGGTACTGCGCGACCAATCGTGGTGGTGGGTTTTTGGTGCTGCCTATTTTATCGGCGCCTTTGCAGATCATGCTCTTTTTGTGCTGATACATGAATGTGCGCACCACCTGATATTTAAAAGCCGTTCGGCTAACCGCTGGGCAGGTATGCTGGCTAATATCCCGCAGATTTTCCCAAGTTCTATTTCCTTTGAGTACTACCATATTAAGCACCATTCATTTCAGGGTGTGCATGAATTGGATGCCGATTTACCAAACGCCTGGGAAGCGAAGCTGATTAATAACTCTTTTGTGGGTAAAGCCCTTTGGCTGCTTTTTTTCCCGGTATTTCAGGCCACCCGCCTATCACGTTTGAAAGAAATTAAAGCGTTTGATAAATGGACGCTGGCTAATTATATCGTTCAGGCAGTATTTGTTACGGCAATTGCCTATTTCATGGGCTGGCATTCCATCGCTTTCTTATTGTTAAGCTTTTCGTTCTCTGTAGGTTTACATCCCCTTGGCGCCCGCTGGATACAAGAACATTACCTTACCCATACAGAAGAGCAGGAAACTTACAGTTATTACGGAGGCCTGAACAAAGTGGCTTTTAACGTAGGTTTCCACAATGAGCATCATGACTTTCCGTCTATTCCGTGGAATAAATTACCACAGATCAAAAAAGCGGCACCGGTTTATTACGACACATTGCACTACCATAAATCGTGGACAATGCTGTTCCTGCGTTTCTTGTTCGATCGTGAGATATCCCTGTTTAACCGCATACTGCGCAAAGAACGTGGTAAAGTAGCGCTGACAGACGTATCGAAACCAGATCTTGAGATGACCCGCGTGGCTAGCTAA
- a CDS encoding VF530 family protein, which yields MQPNNPLHGKTLETILNELVLKLGWAEMGYRIRINCFIKDPSIKSSLAFLRKNEWARKKVEELYLETIIS from the coding sequence ATGCAACCCAACAACCCGCTGCACGGCAAAACTCTCGAAACCATTTTAAATGAACTGGTTTTAAAATTAGGTTGGGCCGAAATGGGTTACCGTATCCGTATCAACTGCTTTATCAAAGACCCGAGCATTAAATCGAGCCTTGCCTTTCTGCGTAAAAACGAGTGGGCAAGGAAGAAGGTAGAGGAGTTGTATTTGGAAACGATTATTTCTTGA
- a CDS encoding class I SAM-dependent methyltransferase gives MKDILGRAIAAHAVSNTADKLWIHNQYGPKEEMPIDTYFREEDDMPDLEWLALEQCTGKILDIGAGAGSHALFLQHEGKDVTAIDISPLAVEVMKQRGVGKAFIADIFTYNQGRFDTLLLLMNGIGLAGTMDGLKRLLNHLKTLLAPGGSILFDSSDVSYLYEDGELPADKYYGEIAYQYEYAGQKGEWFSWLYIDEKTLEDVTVELGFVMEVLMDDEYGQYLARLRAG, from the coding sequence ATGAAAGACATCTTAGGACGGGCAATTGCGGCACACGCAGTAAGTAACACTGCTGATAAACTTTGGATCCACAACCAATATGGCCCTAAAGAAGAGATGCCGATTGATACGTATTTCCGCGAAGAAGATGATATGCCCGACCTGGAATGGCTGGCGCTTGAGCAATGTACCGGCAAAATTTTAGACATAGGGGCAGGCGCGGGAAGCCACGCTTTGTTTTTGCAGCATGAAGGTAAAGACGTTACCGCTATTGATATATCGCCGCTGGCCGTCGAGGTGATGAAACAACGCGGTGTTGGAAAAGCATTCATCGCGGATATCTTTACTTACAACCAAGGCCGATTCGATACCTTATTATTGCTCATGAACGGCATCGGCCTTGCAGGTACGATGGATGGATTGAAACGTTTGCTCAATCATTTGAAAACATTGCTAGCACCGGGCGGCAGTATCCTGTTCGACTCGTCTGATGTTTCCTATCTATATGAAGATGGTGAATTGCCTGCCGACAAATATTATGGTGAAATAGCTTATCAATATGAATACGCCGGCCAAAAAGGCGAATGGTTTAGTTGGCTGTACATCGATGAAAAAACTTTAGAGGACGTTACTGTCGAACTTGGTTTTGTCATGGAAGTGTTGATGGATGATGAGTACGGGCAGTATTTGGCAAGGTTGAGGGCCGGTTGA
- a CDS encoding DUF92 domain-containing protein, with translation MTSPYIIYLLLFAAATVAALLKKLTIAGAAAGLIVAALIYAAGGVTGVFSLAVFFVLGSGASTIGLKRKQMLGLAEENKGQRTMWQVLANGGVAAILSAASLVIPGLHFPVTLLICGSLAAATADTLSSELGNIYGKRFYNIITFEKDTRGLDGVVSLEGTLSGILGAAVIAIIYFSGTDDLMSATFVFLAGTIGTLIDSILGATLERRGLIGNNAVNFLNTLTGAATAWLLCVIF, from the coding sequence ATGACCAGCCCGTACATCATTTATTTACTGTTATTTGCTGCCGCCACCGTAGCCGCTCTGCTTAAAAAATTAACCATTGCCGGGGCCGCAGCCGGGCTTATTGTGGCCGCACTTATTTACGCTGCAGGCGGTGTAACGGGTGTCTTCTCATTAGCTGTCTTCTTTGTACTTGGCTCGGGTGCATCGACGATCGGGCTTAAGCGCAAGCAGATGCTTGGTTTGGCCGAAGAAAATAAAGGTCAACGCACTATGTGGCAGGTGCTGGCGAATGGCGGGGTGGCAGCGATACTATCAGCCGCATCATTAGTCATACCTGGGCTGCATTTTCCTGTAACATTGCTTATTTGCGGCAGCCTGGCCGCTGCCACGGCAGATACGCTGTCATCTGAATTGGGGAACATATATGGAAAGCGTTTTTACAATATCATCACCTTTGAAAAAGACACGCGCGGATTGGATGGTGTTGTCAGTCTGGAGGGTACACTGTCAGGGATACTAGGCGCAGCGGTTATCGCGATAATTTATTTTTCCGGAACCGACGATTTGATGTCTGCGACATTTGTCTTTCTCGCCGGGACGATCGGCACGTTGATAGATTCCATACTTGGTGCAACCTTAGAACGTCGCGGCTTGATCGGCAATAATGCGGTTAATTTTCTGAATACACTTACCGGGGCGGCAACAGCCTGGTTGCTCTGTGTTATTTTCTGA
- the dinB gene encoding DNA polymerase IV, whose product MAEIENILPLRKIIHIDMDAFYASVEQRDNPELRGKPLVVGGSPDGRGVVAAASYEVRKFGVHSAMSAMQARKLCPHAIFVKPRFAVYKEVSRAIREIFSRYTDLIEPLSLDEAYLDVTQDKLNIGSAMDIAAAIKRSIKEELNLTASAGVSVNKFVAKIASDINKPDGLKFIGPSSVEGFMEKLPVEKFHGVGKVTAQRMKALNLHTGADLKQLTMEEMTRHFGKVGTFYYNIVRGIDNRPVQPDRETKSIGAEDTFERDLSSMEEMSPEIDKLVEKVVSRLRQYQLKGRTVTLKVKYSDFKQITRNRSFTEPIDDADIIRKASLELLENNIIDKRIRLLGVTVSNFDPLPNAKPDNEAQLKLF is encoded by the coding sequence ATGGCCGAAATAGAGAACATATTGCCATTGAGAAAGATCATCCATATCGACATGGATGCTTTTTACGCTTCAGTAGAGCAGCGCGACAACCCGGAGTTGCGCGGAAAGCCTTTGGTGGTCGGTGGGTCGCCGGATGGGCGGGGCGTGGTAGCTGCCGCTAGTTACGAGGTGCGTAAGTTTGGTGTACACTCGGCCATGTCTGCCATGCAGGCCAGGAAATTATGCCCGCATGCGATATTCGTAAAGCCCAGGTTCGCGGTTTATAAAGAAGTATCACGTGCCATCCGCGAAATTTTTTCAAGATACACAGATCTGATCGAGCCGTTGTCGCTTGATGAGGCCTATCTCGACGTTACGCAGGATAAGCTAAATATCGGCTCGGCGATGGATATTGCTGCCGCGATAAAAAGATCCATCAAAGAAGAGTTGAACCTTACAGCTTCGGCAGGCGTGTCGGTGAACAAGTTTGTGGCGAAAATTGCATCAGACATTAATAAGCCTGACGGACTGAAATTTATCGGGCCGTCATCTGTTGAAGGCTTTATGGAAAAGCTGCCTGTCGAAAAATTTCACGGTGTAGGCAAAGTAACGGCGCAGCGAATGAAAGCCTTGAACCTGCATACAGGCGCCGACCTAAAGCAGCTTACAATGGAAGAGATGACCAGGCATTTTGGCAAGGTTGGTACCTTTTACTACAATATCGTTCGTGGGATAGATAACCGCCCTGTGCAGCCTGACCGTGAAACTAAATCTATTGGTGCGGAAGATACTTTTGAGCGGGACTTGTCATCGATGGAGGAAATGTCGCCCGAGATAGATAAACTTGTAGAAAAAGTGGTCAGCAGGTTAAGGCAATATCAGCTGAAAGGCCGCACGGTTACGCTAAAGGTGAAATACAGCGATTTTAAGCAGATAACACGTAACCGTTCCTTTACCGAACCTATTGACGATGCAGACATCATCAGAAAAGCTTCGCTCGAGTTGCTGGAGAATAATATCATTGATAAAAGGATAAGGCTGCTAGGTGTTACCGTCTCAAACTTCGACCCGCTGCCAAACGCCAAACCAGACAATGAGGCGCAATTGAAGTTGTTTTAG